The Streptomyces sp. NBC_00162 genome window below encodes:
- a CDS encoding nuclear transport factor 2 family protein, whose amino-acid sequence MDAEQILEKYYEYANAGDWDRWCDLFADDQVMDEQLAGHIEGLEVLRSMMKGMGTMYRVFRNEPVHFIVDADGEKAAAVSHLTAVSASGEAIEARVMNFFRIVDGKIAYMANYHDTVPFQVLSQG is encoded by the coding sequence ATGGACGCAGAGCAGATCCTTGAGAAGTACTACGAGTACGCCAACGCCGGTGACTGGGACCGCTGGTGCGACCTGTTCGCCGACGACCAGGTCATGGACGAGCAGCTCGCCGGTCACATCGAGGGCCTCGAGGTCCTGCGCTCGATGATGAAGGGCATGGGCACCATGTACCGGGTCTTCCGGAACGAGCCCGTGCACTTCATCGTCGACGCGGACGGGGAGAAGGCCGCCGCCGTCTCGCACCTGACCGCGGTCAGCGCCTCGGGCGAGGCCATCGAGGCCCGCGTCATGAACTTCTTCCGGATCGTGGACGGAAAGATCGCCTACATGGCGAACTACCACGACACCGTCCCCTTCCAGGTTCTGAGCCAGGGCTGA
- a CDS encoding GMC family oxidoreductase — protein sequence MSVEEYDYIVVGSGTAGSVLANRLSEDPDVSVLVLEAGGSRIPPEVDDPSSWYKLLGGPVDWGYTSTPQPGLDGRRTYEPRGKAPGGSSNLYIMMHIRGHASDFDNWAYQGAAGWAYEDVLPYFALLEGQEDATAATTGTRGPQRITNAGRHGPNPVSRAFIDAAVELGHEEIADFNTDGPRRGLFGTGWHHIDVADGRRQGVLAAYLEPALDRSNLTLRTNAQSTRLLFDGDTCTGVEYAQLQAPAEFPGRTVRDGHSSTAAPGLHTVRARREVIVAAGAIESPKLLLLSGIGHPEQLREHGIAVTAALPGVGENFHNHVLTGLMAEVTQELPPPAQNLSESALFLSSQPGLPAPDLQIAFVHVPFDVIVGQDHPNTVSILPGVVRPVSRGWIKLASADPLAHPLINPNYLGDRWDLERMVQGIKIAREIFATSAFSPWYKQELQPGPGYASDEDLRTFAKQKSESYHHQAGSCRMGIDDLSVVDPELRVHGVRNLRVVDASVMPAVPSGNCHTAIAMIAERAADFLKGASRA from the coding sequence ATGAGCGTGGAAGAGTACGACTACATCGTCGTGGGATCCGGCACCGCGGGCAGTGTCCTCGCGAACCGGCTCTCCGAGGACCCGGACGTCTCCGTCCTCGTCCTGGAGGCGGGCGGCTCCCGGATCCCGCCGGAGGTCGACGACCCGTCCTCCTGGTACAAGCTGCTCGGCGGGCCCGTGGACTGGGGCTACACCAGCACCCCGCAGCCCGGCCTGGACGGCCGCCGCACCTACGAACCGCGCGGCAAGGCCCCCGGCGGCAGCAGCAACCTCTACATCATGATGCACATCCGGGGCCACGCCTCGGACTTCGACAACTGGGCCTACCAGGGCGCCGCCGGCTGGGCGTACGAGGACGTGCTCCCGTACTTCGCCCTGCTGGAGGGCCAGGAGGACGCGACCGCCGCCACCACCGGCACCCGCGGCCCCCAGCGGATCACCAACGCCGGACGGCACGGCCCCAACCCGGTCTCGCGCGCCTTCATCGACGCCGCGGTCGAGCTGGGCCACGAGGAGATCGCCGACTTCAACACCGACGGGCCCCGGCGCGGCCTCTTCGGCACCGGCTGGCACCACATCGACGTGGCCGACGGGCGCCGCCAGGGGGTGCTCGCCGCCTACCTGGAGCCCGCGCTCGACCGCTCCAACCTGACGCTGCGCACCAACGCGCAGTCCACCCGGCTGCTCTTCGACGGGGACACCTGCACGGGCGTCGAGTACGCCCAGCTCCAGGCCCCCGCCGAGTTCCCGGGCCGGACGGTCCGGGACGGTCACAGCAGCACGGCGGCGCCCGGGCTGCACACCGTACGGGCCCGCCGGGAGGTGATCGTGGCGGCCGGGGCGATCGAGTCGCCGAAGCTGCTGTTGCTCTCCGGCATCGGCCACCCCGAGCAGCTGCGCGAGCACGGCATCGCGGTCACCGCGGCCCTGCCCGGGGTCGGCGAGAACTTCCACAACCACGTGCTGACCGGGCTGATGGCCGAGGTCACCCAGGAGCTCCCGCCGCCGGCCCAGAACCTGTCGGAGAGCGCTCTGTTCCTGTCCTCGCAGCCCGGACTGCCCGCGCCGGACCTCCAGATCGCCTTCGTCCACGTCCCGTTCGACGTGATCGTCGGCCAGGACCACCCCAACACGGTGTCCATCCTGCCCGGGGTGGTGCGCCCGGTCTCGCGCGGCTGGATCAAGCTCGCGAGCGCCGACCCGCTGGCCCACCCGCTGATCAACCCGAACTACCTGGGCGACCGGTGGGACCTGGAGCGCATGGTGCAGGGCATCAAGATCGCCCGGGAGATCTTCGCGACCTCCGCCTTCTCGCCCTGGTACAAGCAGGAGCTCCAGCCCGGACCCGGCTACGCGAGCGACGAAGACCTGCGCACCTTCGCGAAGCAGAAGTCGGAGAGCTACCACCACCAGGCCGGCTCCTGCCGCATGGGCATCGACGACCTCTCCGTCGTCGACCCCGAGCTGCGGGTGCACGGCGTACGGAACCTGCGCGTCGTCGACGCCAGCGTGATGCCCGCGGTCCCGTCGGGCAACTGCCACACCGCCATCGCGATGATCGCCGAGCGCGCCGCGGACTTCCTGAAGGGGGCCTCCCGTGCCTGA
- a CDS encoding DJ-1/PfpI family protein, translating to MPDVVLREGALTGTRIAVLVESDFYEPEIFYYQHRFAEEGAEVDFLTRLWGNDSITFSGHEYRAPFTADKSLEGLSDEELRRYAAIIVPSGMVADRLRYTEDVDVLAPATELLRRAFAEPTVLKGIICHGMWLASSIPDKIRGRKVVCHNNLIGDVRNMGAEYVDEDVVVDGDLVTGRTGAHHHLFARRIIELVAAERGRRAG from the coding sequence GTGCCTGACGTGGTGCTGCGCGAGGGCGCGCTGACCGGGACCCGGATCGCGGTGCTCGTCGAGAGCGACTTCTACGAGCCGGAGATCTTCTACTACCAGCACCGGTTCGCGGAGGAGGGCGCCGAGGTCGACTTCCTGACCCGGCTGTGGGGCAACGACTCCATCACCTTCTCCGGTCACGAGTACCGGGCGCCGTTCACCGCCGACAAGTCCCTGGAGGGGCTGAGCGACGAGGAGCTGCGCCGGTACGCGGCGATCATCGTGCCCTCGGGCATGGTCGCCGACCGGCTGCGCTACACCGAGGACGTGGACGTCCTCGCTCCCGCCACCGAACTGCTGCGCCGGGCCTTCGCGGAGCCGACGGTCCTCAAGGGGATCATCTGCCACGGCATGTGGCTGGCCTCCTCCATCCCGGACAAGATCCGGGGCCGCAAGGTGGTCTGCCACAACAACCTCATCGGCGACGTCCGCAACATGGGCGCCGAGTACGTCGACGAGGACGTGGTGGTGGACGGCGACCTGGTCACCGGCCGCACCGGCGCCCACCACCACCTCTTCGCCCGCCGGATCATCGAGCTGGTCGCGGCGGAGCGGGGCCGGAGGGCCGGCTGA
- a CDS encoding VOC family protein, with protein sequence MGRMVWSHVGLNCTDQKTTEEFYTRYFGFTRARVVDLGEAQIVFLRKGDAYLELFAAGADPARPANDDGPQAPGRMRHLAFQTDSVDAFLASLGDAAEVTLGPLDFDDFICGWRTVWVRDPDGVIVEVSQGFEDDRTHEGSHDKDGA encoded by the coding sequence ATGGGACGGATGGTCTGGTCGCACGTGGGCCTGAACTGCACGGACCAGAAGACCACCGAGGAGTTCTACACCCGGTACTTCGGCTTCACCCGGGCCCGGGTGGTCGACCTCGGAGAGGCCCAGATCGTGTTCCTGCGCAAGGGGGACGCGTACCTGGAGCTCTTCGCGGCCGGCGCCGATCCGGCCCGCCCGGCGAACGACGACGGGCCGCAGGCCCCGGGGCGGATGCGCCACCTGGCCTTTCAGACCGACAGCGTGGACGCGTTCCTGGCATCGCTGGGCGACGCGGCCGAAGTGACCCTGGGACCGCTGGACTTCGACGACTTCATCTGCGGATGGCGGACCGTGTGGGTCCGCGATCCCGACGGAGTGATCGTCGAGGTCAGCCAGGGATTCGAGGACGACCGCACTCACGAGGGCTCTCACGACAAGGACGGTGCATGA
- a CDS encoding AGE family epimerase/isomerase, whose product MADAVSFSFSDTIAGYVERFDSASRVLRLKTSDGRGFDVSLAGGPSAELVRNLDEPYIDASGHIDEMLSPGRFLFVYGVHYPEQGGRYDAKRLVFLGRGAEDFRFEEPSWWIKQIESLADFYKRAQFGDGPVDFTEYRTEIRLGGDKTASHVQETDTISRLVYGMASAYLLTGKDEYLEVAERGTEYLRKHMRVVDSEEDVVFWYHGISVDGDSERKLFTSEFSDDYDAIPMYEQIYALAGPIQTYRVTGDIRIKNDADATIRLFDKFFFDAEQGGYYSHIDPILFSADHESLGENAERKNWNSVGDHAPAYLINLYLATGDQKYADFLEYTFDTIADKFPDYKNSPFVQERFFRDWSHDTAHSWQQNRAVVGHNLKIAWNLMRMNSLKAKPAYEELAKKIGEIMPAVGSDVQRGGWYDVVERIKSGDEETYRFAWHDRKAWWQQEQAILAYLILGGTVGGDANVREARQAQAFYNTFFLDHDEGAVYFNVLASGTPYLLGTERLKGSHSMSMYHSAELCYLSAVYNNLLINGREMDFHFQPDPTNLPDRVLRVSPDLLPAGSVRIASVEIDEKPYTDFDADALTVRLPDVQGRVKVKVRLRPVAKK is encoded by the coding sequence ATGGCGGACGCCGTGAGCTTCTCCTTCTCCGACACGATCGCCGGCTACGTCGAACGCTTCGACTCCGCGTCGCGCGTGCTGCGCCTGAAGACATCCGACGGCCGCGGGTTCGACGTCTCGCTCGCCGGCGGCCCCAGCGCCGAGCTGGTCCGCAACCTGGACGAGCCGTACATCGACGCCTCCGGGCACATCGACGAGATGCTGTCGCCGGGCCGGTTCCTCTTCGTCTACGGGGTCCACTACCCGGAGCAGGGCGGGCGGTACGACGCCAAGCGCCTGGTGTTCCTGGGCCGGGGCGCCGAGGACTTCCGCTTCGAGGAGCCCAGCTGGTGGATCAAGCAGATCGAGTCGCTGGCCGACTTCTACAAGCGGGCGCAGTTCGGCGACGGGCCGGTGGACTTCACCGAGTACCGCACCGAGATCAGGCTCGGCGGTGACAAGACCGCGAGCCACGTCCAGGAGACCGACACGATCTCCCGCCTGGTCTACGGCATGGCCTCGGCCTACCTGCTGACCGGCAAGGACGAGTACCTGGAGGTCGCCGAGCGCGGCACCGAGTACCTGCGCAAGCACATGCGGGTCGTGGACAGCGAGGAGGACGTGGTCTTCTGGTACCACGGCATCAGCGTCGACGGGGACAGCGAGCGCAAGCTGTTCACCTCGGAGTTCTCCGACGACTACGACGCGATCCCGATGTACGAGCAGATCTACGCGCTGGCCGGCCCCATCCAGACGTACCGGGTCACCGGTGACATCCGGATCAAGAACGACGCGGACGCCACCATCCGGCTGTTCGACAAGTTCTTCTTCGACGCGGAGCAGGGCGGCTACTACTCGCACATCGACCCGATCCTCTTCAGCGCCGACCACGAGTCCCTCGGGGAGAACGCCGAGCGCAAGAACTGGAACTCGGTCGGCGACCACGCGCCCGCCTACCTGATCAACCTGTACCTGGCGACCGGCGACCAGAAGTACGCCGACTTCCTCGAGTACACCTTCGACACCATCGCGGACAAGTTCCCGGACTACAAGAACAGCCCCTTCGTCCAGGAGCGCTTCTTCCGCGACTGGTCGCACGACACCGCGCACAGCTGGCAGCAGAACCGCGCGGTGGTCGGCCACAACCTGAAGATCGCCTGGAACCTGATGCGGATGAACTCGCTGAAGGCCAAGCCGGCCTACGAGGAGCTCGCCAAGAAGATCGGCGAGATCATGCCGGCGGTCGGCAGCGACGTGCAGCGCGGCGGCTGGTACGACGTGGTCGAGCGGATCAAGTCGGGCGACGAGGAGACGTATCGTTTCGCCTGGCACGACCGCAAGGCCTGGTGGCAGCAGGAGCAGGCGATCCTCGCCTACCTCATCCTGGGCGGCACGGTCGGCGGCGACGCGAACGTGCGCGAGGCCCGGCAGGCGCAGGCCTTCTACAACACCTTCTTCCTCGACCACGACGAGGGTGCCGTCTACTTCAACGTGCTCGCCAGCGGTACGCCGTACCTGCTCGGCACCGAGCGGCTCAAGGGCAGCCACTCGATGTCCATGTACCACTCGGCGGAGCTCTGCTACCTCTCCGCCGTCTACAACAACCTGCTCATCAACGGCCGGGAGATGGACTTCCACTTCCAGCCCGACCCGACCAACCTGCCCGACCGCGTCCTGCGCGTCTCGCCCGACCTGCTCCCGGCCGGCTCGGTACGGATCGCGTCCGTCGAGATCGACGAGAAGCCGTACACGGACTTCGACGCGGATGCCCTGACCGTGCGGCTGCCCGACGTCCAGGGGCGGGTGAAGGTCAAGGTCCGGCTGCGTCCAGTGGCCAAGAAGTAG
- a CDS encoding STAS domain-containing protein has product MTLNVKERRNKTGTVLVATGEINSETSGSLLQALLPLVREGKPLKIDLTAVTYVSSAGLRTLLVVYREAQHAGVAVTLYGVSEEVRFVMSATGFLDFFETGEAAAAAAKAKAKAAR; this is encoded by the coding sequence ATGACTCTCAACGTCAAGGAACGCCGGAACAAGACGGGCACCGTGCTCGTCGCCACCGGTGAGATCAACAGCGAGACATCCGGCTCGCTGCTCCAGGCCCTGCTGCCGCTGGTCCGCGAGGGCAAGCCGCTCAAGATCGACCTCACGGCGGTCACCTACGTCTCCAGCGCGGGCCTGCGCACCCTGCTCGTCGTCTACCGCGAAGCGCAGCACGCCGGCGTCGCCGTCACCCTCTACGGGGTGAGCGAGGAAGTCCGGTTCGTCATGTCGGCGACCGGCTTCCTCGACTTCTTCGAGACCGGCGAGGCGGCGGCCGCGGCCGCCAAGGCCAAGGCCAAGGCCGCGCGATGA
- the glgX gene encoding glycogen debranching protein GlgX produces the protein MSEAQSEQVLRVDAYPTHEVGGYRVRAGKPFPFGANVVPGGVSFSVFSDQATSMTLVIFKRGEPEPMAELEFPEEFRTGSVFAMTVFGLDHENIEYGYRADGPYDPVSGHRFDARQILSDPYARLIAGRDVWGVEPDYSRGYQYRSRVCLQDFDWGDDTPLGIPAEDLVVYETHVRGFTRHPSSGVTAPGTFAGLREKIPYLKELGVNCIELLPVFEFDESDNPRSNPETGEKLFDYWGYNTVSFFAPKAGYAATGRYGMQGDEFRTLIKDLHAAGIEVILDVVFNHTAEGNEQGPTISFKGLDNATYYMLTPEGYYFNFSGTGNTVNCNHPVVRNYVLDCLRHWVADYHVDGFRFDLAAILGRSPDGTPLPNPPLLELLAFDPVLRHTKLIAEAWDAGGLYEVGNFPAYGRWAEWNGKYRDTVRSFLKGDPGVTGELATRIAGSPDLYSSRGTSASVNFLTAHDGFTLADLVSYNDKHNEANGEGNNDGGNDNASWNCGAEGPTDDPEVNALRTRQMKNALAILFTSQGIPMLLAGDEVARTQQGNNNTYCQDNELSWFDWDQVDDNAELLRFTREMIAFRKHHRELRSTSHPTGQVRENLGLPDISWHGERAWQPDWSAESRLLAVARCGTGDDDVVYVAMNSHWESHDLELPALPGGRSWHLFADTGAEAPHDIRTPGSEQELDNAGKYLIGPRSVVILVGRTNDPDRFDTP, from the coding sequence ATGAGCGAGGCCCAGTCCGAGCAGGTCCTGCGTGTGGACGCGTACCCGACCCACGAGGTGGGCGGGTACCGCGTCCGCGCCGGCAAACCGTTCCCCTTCGGGGCCAATGTGGTCCCCGGCGGGGTCAGCTTCTCCGTCTTCTCCGACCAGGCCACCTCCATGACCCTGGTCATCTTCAAGCGCGGAGAGCCCGAGCCGATGGCCGAGCTGGAGTTCCCCGAGGAATTCCGCACCGGCAGCGTCTTCGCCATGACGGTCTTCGGCCTCGACCACGAGAACATCGAGTACGGGTACCGGGCCGACGGCCCCTACGACCCGGTCAGCGGCCACCGCTTCGACGCCCGGCAGATCCTCTCCGACCCGTACGCCCGGCTGATCGCCGGCCGTGACGTGTGGGGCGTGGAGCCGGACTACAGCCGCGGCTACCAGTACCGCTCCCGCGTCTGCCTCCAGGACTTCGACTGGGGCGACGACACCCCGCTGGGCATCCCCGCCGAGGACCTCGTCGTCTACGAGACCCACGTGCGCGGCTTCACCCGGCACCCCTCCTCGGGGGTCACCGCCCCCGGCACCTTCGCGGGGCTGCGCGAGAAGATCCCGTACCTCAAGGAACTCGGGGTCAACTGCATCGAGCTGCTCCCCGTGTTCGAGTTCGACGAGAGCGACAACCCGCGCAGCAACCCGGAGACCGGCGAGAAGCTCTTCGACTACTGGGGCTACAACACCGTCTCGTTCTTCGCGCCGAAGGCCGGCTACGCGGCCACCGGGCGGTACGGGATGCAGGGCGACGAGTTCCGCACCCTGATCAAGGACCTGCACGCGGCGGGCATCGAGGTCATCCTCGACGTCGTCTTCAACCACACCGCGGAAGGCAACGAGCAGGGCCCGACGATCTCCTTCAAGGGGCTCGACAACGCCACGTACTACATGCTCACGCCCGAGGGGTACTACTTCAACTTCAGCGGCACGGGCAACACCGTCAACTGCAACCACCCCGTCGTGCGCAACTACGTGCTCGACTGCCTGCGCCACTGGGTCGCCGACTACCACGTCGACGGCTTCCGCTTCGACCTCGCGGCCATCCTCGGCCGGTCCCCGGACGGCACCCCGCTGCCCAACCCGCCGCTCCTGGAGCTGCTCGCCTTCGACCCGGTCCTGCGGCACACCAAGCTCATCGCCGAGGCCTGGGACGCGGGCGGACTCTACGAGGTCGGCAACTTCCCGGCGTACGGCCGCTGGGCGGAGTGGAACGGGAAGTACCGCGACACCGTGCGCAGCTTCCTCAAGGGCGACCCCGGGGTGACCGGCGAACTGGCCACCCGGATCGCCGGCTCGCCGGACCTCTACTCCAGCCGCGGGACCTCGGCGTCCGTCAACTTCCTGACGGCGCACGACGGTTTCACCCTGGCCGACCTCGTCTCGTACAACGACAAGCACAACGAGGCCAACGGCGAGGGCAACAACGACGGCGGCAACGACAACGCCAGCTGGAACTGCGGCGCCGAGGGGCCGACCGACGATCCCGAGGTCAACGCGCTGCGCACCCGGCAGATGAAGAACGCCCTCGCCATCCTCTTCACCAGCCAGGGCATCCCGATGCTGCTGGCCGGGGACGAGGTCGCCCGGACCCAGCAGGGCAACAACAACACGTACTGCCAGGACAACGAGCTGTCCTGGTTCGACTGGGACCAGGTCGACGACAACGCCGAACTGCTCCGGTTCACGCGGGAGATGATCGCCTTCCGCAAGCACCACCGCGAGCTGCGCTCCACCTCCCACCCCACCGGACAGGTCCGCGAGAACCTCGGCCTGCCGGACATCAGCTGGCACGGGGAGCGGGCCTGGCAGCCCGACTGGTCGGCCGAGAGCCGGCTGCTGGCGGTGGCCCGCTGCGGCACCGGCGACGACGACGTGGTGTACGTGGCCATGAACTCGCACTGGGAGTCGCACGACCTGGAACTGCCCGCCCTGCCCGGCGGCCGGAGCTGGCACCTGTTCGCCGACACGGGGGCCGAGGCACCGCACGACATCCGCACCCCGGGCAGCGAGCAGGAGCTGGACAACGCCGGGAAGTACCTGATCGGCCCGCGGTCGGTCGTGATCCTGGTGGGCCGTACCAACGATCCCGACCGTTTCGACACGCCCTGA
- a CDS encoding STAS domain-containing protein — MPLSVSLSIEGDTTVIELTGELDAKTAPDFHQTIEKAAGHGTSTVEIRMAGVGYMASAGLRSLVFAQQKVANNVTIKVVGAIEPVSRTIRTAGLDRSIVLSDE; from the coding sequence ATGCCGCTTTCCGTGTCCCTGAGCATCGAGGGCGACACCACCGTGATCGAGCTGACGGGCGAGCTGGACGCCAAGACCGCGCCGGACTTCCACCAGACCATCGAGAAGGCCGCCGGCCACGGCACCAGCACCGTCGAGATCAGGATGGCAGGCGTCGGCTACATGGCCAGCGCCGGACTGCGCTCCCTGGTCTTCGCCCAGCAGAAGGTCGCGAACAACGTCACCATCAAGGTGGTCGGTGCCATCGAGCCCGTGTCCCGGACGATCCGGACGGCAGGGCTCGACCGCAGCATCGTTCTCTCCGATGAGTGA
- a CDS encoding ATP-binding protein: MTTVTDMVELARTSAVLEVPATVGALGDIASFVLRLAGRAGLGKGAAYRLRLAVDELATNVVMHGYRGGDGRITVRGRSGPGGVRITIEDAAPAFDPVEGRLPPAPGVPPQDRRIGGLGIHLALTSVDEFSYVYRDGRNISTLTVKAEGTDPCPPRP, encoded by the coding sequence GTGACCACCGTGACTGACATGGTCGAACTGGCGAGGACGTCCGCCGTACTGGAGGTGCCCGCGACGGTGGGGGCACTGGGCGACATCGCCTCGTTCGTCCTGCGGCTGGCCGGACGGGCGGGCCTGGGCAAGGGCGCCGCCTACCGGCTCCGGCTGGCCGTGGACGAACTGGCCACGAACGTCGTGATGCACGGGTACCGGGGCGGCGACGGACGGATCACCGTCCGCGGCCGCTCCGGCCCGGGCGGGGTGCGGATCACCATCGAGGACGCCGCACCCGCCTTTGACCCCGTCGAAGGCCGCCTTCCGCCCGCCCCCGGGGTTCCCCCGCAGGACCGGCGGATCGGCGGCCTCGGCATCCACCTGGCGCTGACCAGCGTGGACGAGTTCAGCTACGTGTACAGGGACGGCCGCAACATCAGCACGCTGACTGTGAAGGCTGAGGGGACGGACCCATGCCCTCCACGACCGTGA
- a CDS encoding PP2C family protein-serine/threonine phosphatase, with protein sequence MPSTTVIILDEYPPPPPELFEALRTMDAELVTRTLTELREGPLELLPVADVLLAPAESDGESVRMAVRRLRRWAGAPIVVVWTVTEFAALEEHVRIGHDYLVPPFLPALVGARLHSCSERAGLGRTLREADARAELMGYEKELEIGREIQAGFLPESLPVPEGWEIDVRFRPARQVAGDFYDVFEISRGRRLAFVVADVCDKGVGAALFMALIRSLLRHTAENSGLQHLVAAGRTGGSRRIPVVGATPLLNAVTATNGYLTRNHLRQGYFATLFFGVLDPVTGSLVYINGGHNPPLLLRADGSPPVALEVTGPAVGVLPDCVFTLGYAQLNLGDTLFVFTDGVPEARCPNGSFLGDERMLELLAGTQVSGKDVVDRMDLAVREHTGTAEQHDDVTMLALHRPRAARGPHADGASHKVVA encoded by the coding sequence ATGCCCTCCACGACCGTGATCATCCTCGACGAGTACCCGCCCCCGCCGCCCGAGCTGTTCGAGGCGCTGCGGACCATGGACGCGGAACTCGTCACCCGTACGCTGACGGAGCTCCGGGAAGGACCGCTGGAACTGCTGCCCGTCGCGGACGTGCTTCTCGCCCCGGCCGAATCCGACGGGGAGTCCGTACGGATGGCCGTGCGCCGGCTGCGCCGCTGGGCCGGGGCCCCCATCGTCGTCGTCTGGACGGTGACCGAGTTCGCCGCCCTGGAGGAACACGTCCGGATCGGGCACGACTACCTCGTACCGCCCTTCCTGCCCGCCCTCGTCGGGGCCCGGCTGCACAGCTGCTCGGAGCGCGCCGGACTCGGCCGCACCCTGCGCGAAGCCGACGCCCGCGCCGAACTCATGGGGTACGAGAAGGAACTGGAGATCGGCCGGGAGATCCAGGCCGGGTTCCTGCCCGAATCGCTGCCGGTCCCCGAGGGCTGGGAGATCGACGTCCGGTTCCGGCCGGCCCGGCAGGTCGCCGGGGACTTCTACGACGTCTTCGAGATCTCCCGGGGCCGCCGGCTGGCCTTCGTCGTCGCCGACGTCTGCGACAAGGGGGTGGGAGCGGCGCTGTTCATGGCGCTCATCCGCTCGCTGCTGCGGCACACCGCGGAGAACAGCGGCCTCCAGCACCTGGTCGCCGCGGGGCGCACGGGCGGCAGCAGACGCATCCCGGTGGTCGGCGCCACCCCGCTGCTCAACGCGGTCACCGCCACCAACGGCTACCTCACCCGCAACCACCTGCGGCAGGGCTACTTCGCCACCCTCTTCTTCGGCGTGCTGGACCCGGTCACCGGCAGCCTCGTCTACATCAACGGGGGCCACAACCCGCCCCTCCTGCTGCGCGCCGACGGCAGCCCGCCCGTCGCCCTCGAGGTCACCGGGCCCGCTGTCGGGGTACTGCCCGACTGCGTCTTCACCCTCGGCTACGCCCAGCTCAACCTCGGCGACACGCTCTTCGTGTTCACCGACGGGGTCCCCGAGGCCCGCTGCCCGAACGGCAGCTTCCTCGGTGACGAACGGATGCTGGAACTGCTCGCCGGCACCCAGGTGAGCGGCAAGGACGTGGTCGACCGGATGGACCTGGCGGTGCGCGAGCACACCGGCACCGCCGAACAGCACGACGACGTCACCATGCTGGCCCTGCACCGGCCACGCGCGGCGCGGGGGCCGCACGCGGACGGTGCCAGTCACAAGGTGGTGGCCTAG
- a CDS encoding MinD/ParA family ATP-binding protein gives MTRTIVVHSHRGGTGKSSVLANLALLLAAEGRRVGVVDTDIQSPTLDLLFRLGPGASLADYLLGRCEIEAAAQQVSLPGLYVVPARTGTAALREIMTSGYDVGLLPEGFDRLAEHYALDVLLLDTHAGLNNESVTAMASADVLMIMARADRIDLSGVEETIALAGRLACRRTLVLSMAPEGIDRVEARRRAEEVYGAPLAGILPYSPEMAALHGERIFAEAHPDHPLVGEFRTIISALDARDEVSRA, from the coding sequence ATGACCCGCACCATCGTGGTGCACTCGCACCGCGGTGGCACGGGGAAGTCCTCGGTACTGGCGAACCTCGCGCTGCTCCTCGCGGCCGAGGGACGCCGGGTGGGGGTGGTGGACACCGACATCCAGTCACCCACCCTGGACCTGCTGTTCCGGCTCGGACCGGGCGCCTCCCTGGCCGACTACCTGCTCGGCCGCTGCGAGATCGAGGCCGCGGCCCAGCAGGTGAGCCTGCCCGGGCTGTACGTCGTACCGGCCCGGACCGGCACCGCCGCCCTGCGCGAGATCATGACCAGCGGATACGACGTGGGGCTGCTTCCGGAGGGTTTCGACCGGCTGGCCGAGCACTACGCCCTCGACGTGCTGCTGCTCGACACCCACGCCGGGCTCAACAACGAGTCGGTGACCGCCATGGCGAGCGCCGACGTGCTGATGATCATGGCCCGGGCCGACCGGATCGACCTCTCCGGGGTCGAGGAGACCATCGCCCTCGCCGGGCGGCTGGCCTGCCGGCGGACCCTGGTGCTGAGCATGGCCCCCGAGGGCATCGACCGGGTCGAGGCCCGGCGGCGGGCCGAGGAGGTCTACGGCGCACCCCTGGCCGGAATCCTTCCGTACTCGCCGGAAATGGCGGCGCTGCACGGAGAGCGCATATTCGCAGAGGCTCATCCCGACCACCCCCTGGTCGGTGAATTCCGCACCATCATCTCGGCGTTGGACGCACGTGACGAAGTATCGCGTGCATGA